The following are encoded in a window of Acropora muricata isolate sample 2 chromosome 6, ASM3666990v1, whole genome shotgun sequence genomic DNA:
- the LOC136919689 gene encoding transcription factor ast-1-like isoform X2: MFAPAQVVPGADHSDQDKIMAASLCLEEARMYKSDPDLSRIKAESFLPLPHNSFSEVSNWVQCSMQLGDTRPPSHTRDPFICARDPYAFPEQVAESFEWRPPVLEAMALIKPDTSVELDELLINQARNVCQAGNRHETSESQCKLFMPSVWDAQLVDGCKASSDLDFAQFHQERMGFSSGLKNGIYKNDSTEGFLKESDYKKEENDMAIERDCDSPASFSSVESPPDLAWSPRGVLSSRSGEPSAFREPDTKKFALHRHKTAFKKSGRPRLCQYLLELLQQPDKYSYMIDWIDKEKGVFKFINSSEVARMWGRRRNKPSMKYENFARSLRTYIAKGILIKPRSKLVYQFAKYKN; the protein is encoded by the exons ATGTTTGCCCCAGCTCAAGTTGTTCCAG GAGCCGACCATTCTGATCAAGACAAGATTATGGCTGCGTCTCTGTGCCTCGAAGAAG CTCGGATGTACAAGAGTGATCCCGACTTAAGTCGGATAAAAGCCGAGAGCTTTCTTCCACTACCTCACAATTCTTTCAGTGAAGTTTCAAACTGGGTACAGTGCAGTATGCAGTTGGGAGACACGCGGCCACCCTCGCACACGCGAGATCCATTTATCTGCGCGCGCGATCCATATGCCTTTCCCGAGCAGGTGGCAGAGAGTTTTGAGTGGAGACCCCCTGTGCTTGAGGCGATGGCTTTAATAAAACCAGACACGTCTGTGGAGTTAGACGAGCTGTTAATCAACCAGGCAAGAAATGTTTGTCAGGCGGGTAACAGACACGAGACAAGTGAAAGCCAGTGCAAGCTTTTCATGCCCTCAGTGTGGGATGCCCAACTGGTGGACGGTTGCAAAGCGAGTTCCGATCTCGACTTCGCACAGTTTCATCAAGAGAGAATGGGGTTCTCAAGCGGACTGAAAAACGGCATCTATAAAAATGACAGCACAGAGGGATTTCTGAAAGAGTCAGATtacaaaaaggaagaaaacgaCATGGCCATTGAAAGAGACTGTGACAGTCCAGCAAGTTTCTCAAGCGTGGAAAGCCCTCCTGACCTTGCGTGGAGTCCACGAGGTGTTCTCTCTTCAAGGAGTGGTGAACCAAGCGCCTTTCGAGAGCCAGACACTAAGAAATTCGCGTTGCACAGACACAAGACAGCTTTCAAAAAGTCAGGTCGTCCGCGCCTTTGTCAATATTTGTTGGAGCTACTTCAACAACCAGATAAATACTCCTACATGATCGACTGGATAGATAAAGAGAAAGGCGTGTTCAAATTTATCAACTCCAGTGAAGTTGCGCGTATGTGGGGACGCAGGAGAAACAAGCCTTCGATGAAGTACGAGAACTTTGCTCGCTCTTTGCGAACGTACATCGCCAAGGGCATCTTAATAAAACCTCGCAGCAAACTCGTTTACCAGTTTGCCAAGTATAAGAATTAG
- the LOC136919695 gene encoding putative gastrointestinal growth factor xP4 isoform X1, with protein MEWTFLLLISITLGTTVYASHHDVCHVQVNDRTDCGWYGIDNETCEDRGCCWDDTYPKEIYCFYPTSNKCYGIDPSEREDCGYFGIQRDECEKDKGCCFDHTVFGVAWCFKGRPEEPEFIEGSAVADGV; from the exons ATGGAGTGGACATTCTTGCTTCTGATATCTATAACTTTGG GGACTACCGTTTACGCAA GTCATCACGATGTCTGCCATGTTCAAGTCAATGATCGTACGGATTGTGGATGGTATGGTATTGACAATGAAACGTGTGAAGATCGTGGGTGCTGCTGGGACGATACATATCCCAAAGAAATCTACTGCTTTTACCCAACAA gtaaTAAATGTTATGGAATTGATCCTTCTGAACGCGAGGATTGTGGCTATTTCGGAATTCAGCGAGACGAATGCGAAAAGGACAAAGGATGTTGCTTTGACCACACTGTTTTTGGAGTGGCTTGGTGTTTCAAGGGTCGTCCCGAAGAACCTGAATTTATAGAGGGATCCGCTGTCGCAGACGG agtTTAA
- the LOC136919695 gene encoding putative gastrointestinal growth factor xP4 isoform X2: protein MEWTFLLLISITLGTTVYASHHDVCHVQVNDRTDCGWYGIDNETCEDRGCCWDDTYPKEIYCFYPTSNKCYGIDPSEREDCGYFGIQRDECEKDKGCCFDHTVFGVAWCFKGRPEEPEFIEGSAVADGV from the exons ATGGAGTGGACATTCTTGCTTCTGATATCTATAACTTTAG GGACTACCGTTTACGCAA GTCATCACGATGTCTGCCATGTTCAAGTCAATGATCGTACGGATTGTGGATGGTATGGTATTGACAATGAAACGTGTGAAGATCGTGGGTGCTGCTGGGACGATACATATCCCAAAGAAATCTACTGCTTTTACCCAACAA gtaaTAAATGTTATGGAATTGATCCTTCTGAACGCGAGGATTGTGGCTATTTCGGAATTCAGCGAGACGAATGCGAAAAGGACAAAGGATGTTGCTTTGACCACACTGTTTTTGGAGTGGCTTGGTGTTTCAAGGGTCGTCCCGAAGAACCTGAATTTATAGAGGGATCCGCTGTCGCAGACGG agtTTAA
- the LOC136919689 gene encoding uncharacterized protein isoform X1 — protein sequence MVQDINPSSPVDVAFEELFEVIPELKMFAPAQVVPGADHSDQDKIMAASLCLEEARMYKSDPDLSRIKAESFLPLPHNSFSEVSNWVQCSMQLGDTRPPSHTRDPFICARDPYAFPEQVAESFEWRPPVLEAMALIKPDTSVELDELLINQARNVCQAGNRHETSESQCKLFMPSVWDAQLVDGCKASSDLDFAQFHQERMGFSSGLKNGIYKNDSTEGFLKESDYKKEENDMAIERDCDSPASFSSVESPPDLAWSPRGVLSSRSGEPSAFREPDTKKFALHRHKTAFKKSGRPRLCQYLLELLQQPDKYSYMIDWIDKEKGVFKFINSSEVARMWGRRRNKPSMKYENFARSLRTYIAKGILIKPRSKLVYQFAKYKN from the exons atggttcaAGACATTAACCCTTCTAGCCCTGTAGATGTTGCCTTTGAAGAGCTTTTTGAAG TTATCCCAGAGTTGAAGATGTTTGCCCCAGCTCAAGTTGTTCCAG GAGCCGACCATTCTGATCAAGACAAGATTATGGCTGCGTCTCTGTGCCTCGAAGAAG CTCGGATGTACAAGAGTGATCCCGACTTAAGTCGGATAAAAGCCGAGAGCTTTCTTCCACTACCTCACAATTCTTTCAGTGAAGTTTCAAACTGGGTACAGTGCAGTATGCAGTTGGGAGACACGCGGCCACCCTCGCACACGCGAGATCCATTTATCTGCGCGCGCGATCCATATGCCTTTCCCGAGCAGGTGGCAGAGAGTTTTGAGTGGAGACCCCCTGTGCTTGAGGCGATGGCTTTAATAAAACCAGACACGTCTGTGGAGTTAGACGAGCTGTTAATCAACCAGGCAAGAAATGTTTGTCAGGCGGGTAACAGACACGAGACAAGTGAAAGCCAGTGCAAGCTTTTCATGCCCTCAGTGTGGGATGCCCAACTGGTGGACGGTTGCAAAGCGAGTTCCGATCTCGACTTCGCACAGTTTCATCAAGAGAGAATGGGGTTCTCAAGCGGACTGAAAAACGGCATCTATAAAAATGACAGCACAGAGGGATTTCTGAAAGAGTCAGATtacaaaaaggaagaaaacgaCATGGCCATTGAAAGAGACTGTGACAGTCCAGCAAGTTTCTCAAGCGTGGAAAGCCCTCCTGACCTTGCGTGGAGTCCACGAGGTGTTCTCTCTTCAAGGAGTGGTGAACCAAGCGCCTTTCGAGAGCCAGACACTAAGAAATTCGCGTTGCACAGACACAAGACAGCTTTCAAAAAGTCAGGTCGTCCGCGCCTTTGTCAATATTTGTTGGAGCTACTTCAACAACCAGATAAATACTCCTACATGATCGACTGGATAGATAAAGAGAAAGGCGTGTTCAAATTTATCAACTCCAGTGAAGTTGCGCGTATGTGGGGACGCAGGAGAAACAAGCCTTCGATGAAGTACGAGAACTTTGCTCGCTCTTTGCGAACGTACATCGCCAAGGGCATCTTAATAAAACCTCGCAGCAAACTCGTTTACCAGTTTGCCAAGTATAAGAATTAG